One genomic segment of Thalassospiraceae bacterium LMO-SO8 includes these proteins:
- a CDS encoding DNA polymerase III subunit delta': protein MSDDDAPDLDPRANPDLIGHLEAEESLRAALEAGRLAHAWLITGPKGIGKATLAHRFARYVLTHGAILAKAPPTNDGPGLFGDAPPEPAPMPAGAGEEGQGLYLDPAHPVFHRTLAGSHADLMVVECAVDEKTGRRKGQIPVDAIRAVKSFLSLTAGEGAWRVVVIDSADDMNRNAANALLKVLEEPPPQALVLLVSHNPGSLLPTIRSRCRRLTLRPPSIDAVAALIAQRCPDLGAAEAARLAEVAEGSIGYALDLAAQGGLAMLDEVSGLLARLPDGIPAKDLHDFAGRLGGAGKEAEFAAFAKTLRWWLERLIIAGGGGPLPGIIDAQVVARLNAMAGLDRWLEVWEKVSRLLAATTAANLDRKQVVLNAFITAEAAVRR, encoded by the coding sequence ATGAGCGACGACGATGCCCCGGACCTGGACCCGCGCGCCAATCCGGACCTGATCGGCCACCTGGAGGCCGAGGAAAGCCTGCGTGCCGCGCTTGAGGCTGGGCGTCTGGCCCATGCTTGGCTGATCACCGGCCCCAAGGGCATCGGCAAGGCGACCCTGGCGCACCGTTTCGCGCGCTATGTCCTGACCCACGGCGCGATCCTGGCCAAGGCGCCCCCCACGAACGACGGCCCGGGCCTGTTCGGCGACGCCCCGCCGGAACCGGCCCCCATGCCCGCCGGGGCCGGGGAAGAGGGGCAGGGGCTTTACCTGGACCCCGCCCATCCCGTGTTCCACCGCACGCTGGCCGGCAGTCACGCCGACCTGATGGTGGTCGAATGCGCGGTCGACGAGAAAACCGGCCGCCGCAAGGGCCAGATTCCGGTCGACGCCATCCGCGCCGTGAAAAGCTTTCTCAGCCTGACGGCGGGTGAGGGAGCGTGGCGCGTGGTCGTCATCGACAGCGCCGACGACATGAACCGCAACGCCGCCAACGCACTTCTGAAAGTACTTGAAGAACCGCCGCCCCAGGCCCTGGTTTTGCTGGTGTCGCACAATCCGGGCAGTCTGCTGCCGACCATCCGCTCGCGCTGCCGGCGCCTGACCTTGCGGCCCCCTTCGATCGACGCCGTGGCGGCCCTGATCGCCCAGCGCTGCCCCGATCTGGGCGCGGCCGAGGCGGCGCGCCTGGCCGAGGTCGCCGAGGGCAGCATCGGGTATGCCCTCGACCTGGCGGCGCAGGGGGGATTGGCCATGCTGGATGAAGTCTCGGGCCTGTTGGCGCGCCTGCCGGACGGCATTCCGGCCAAGGATCTGCATGATTTCGCCGGGCGTCTGGGCGGGGCCGGCAAGGAAGCCGAATTCGCGGCTTTCGCCAAGACGCTGCGTTGGTGGCTGGAACGCCTGATCATCGCCGGCGGTGGCGGACCGCTGCCGGGCATCATCGACGCCCAGGTCGTGGCCAGACTCAACGCCATGGCCGGCCTTGATCGTTGGCTGGAGGTATGGGAAAAGGTGTCGCGCCTGCTTGCCGCGACGACCGCCGCCAATCTGGACCGCAAGCAGGTGGTTCTCAACGCGTTCATCACCGCCGAAGCGGCGGTCCGGCGATAA
- a CDS encoding septal ring lytic transglycosylase RlpA family protein, translated as MAGRIKVNWLILLVLALLVSGCAETQFLISGTKRLQGAAGTTGTYKIGTPYQISGTWYYPAEEWDYDETGIASWYGSDFHGKDTANGETYDMNDLTAAHRTLPLPSFVRVVNLENGRSIVLRVNDRGPFAKGRIIDVSRRGAQLLGFKEQGTARVRVQILAERSQALKAQILGQDSIAEHGSPIQVDKLPKASVSAESLPPPPGAQAAPQPSSPPPAPVPASQVAAADEIRPGTLPEPEVTTVAVGPTNIFVQAGAFTNYQNAMRTQIMVSRVSSATISHVLIDNKDFYRVRVGPLATVEDADRALEQLQAIGYPGARIIVDGKGAGS; from the coding sequence ATGGCTGGGCGTATTAAGGTTAACTGGCTGATCTTGTTGGTGTTGGCCTTATTGGTCAGCGGGTGCGCTGAAACTCAGTTCCTGATTTCCGGCACCAAGCGCCTTCAGGGGGCGGCGGGAACCACGGGGACCTACAAGATCGGCACCCCCTACCAGATTTCCGGCACGTGGTATTATCCGGCAGAGGAATGGGACTATGACGAGACCGGGATCGCCTCCTGGTACGGCAGCGATTTCCACGGCAAGGACACGGCCAACGGCGAGACCTATGACATGAACGACCTGACGGCGGCGCACCGCACGCTGCCGCTGCCGTCCTTCGTGCGGGTCGTCAACCTGGAAAACGGGCGTTCCATCGTGCTTCGGGTCAACGACCGGGGGCCTTTCGCCAAGGGACGCATCATCGACGTCTCCCGCCGCGGCGCGCAATTGCTGGGGTTCAAGGAGCAAGGCACGGCGCGGGTCCGGGTGCAGATTTTGGCGGAACGCTCGCAAGCTCTGAAGGCACAGATTCTCGGCCAGGATTCCATCGCCGAACACGGCAGCCCCATTCAGGTCGACAAGTTGCCGAAGGCTTCGGTCAGCGCCGAATCGCTGCCGCCGCCGCCGGGCGCCCAGGCCGCGCCACAGCCGTCCAGCCCGCCGCCCGCGCCGGTCCCGGCCAGTCAGGTCGCCGCCGCGGATGAAATCCGTCCCGGCACGCTGCCGGAACCGGAAGTCACCACCGTTGCCGTGGGGCCGACCAACATCTTCGTTCAGGCCGGGGCCTTCACCAACTATCAGAACGCCATGCGGACCCAGATCATGGTCAGCCGGGTGTCGTCGGCGACGATTTCCCATGTCCTGATCGACAACAAGGATTTCTACCGCGTGCGGGTCGGCCCTCTGGCCACGGTCGAGGATGCCGACCGGGCCCTTGAGCAACTCCAGGCCATCGGTTATCCAGGGGCGCGGATCATCGTCGACGGCAAGGGGGCGGGGTCCTGA
- a CDS encoding YdcF family protein translates to MYFILSKVMWFALKPSMVMFLGMTVGFVLVLTRFRRAGLMLFGVSILALWAVTVIPVGEMMIRDLEERFPKQTELPEKIGGIIVLGGSINPVLSRERGQIAVDSSMERLLFFAMLGDTRPGVPLVFTGGAGSLFAQDAKEGHYFKDLAGLLNLDMSRVIVEAESRNTMENVVFSKKLVTVEADRPWVMITSARHMPRAVGLFRKQGWPVIPYPVDYITLPARGWTLSLENLGGQSMLDAAVHEFLGMAVAYVLGRSDSLYPAP, encoded by the coding sequence ATGTATTTCATCCTGTCCAAAGTCATGTGGTTTGCGTTGAAGCCGTCGATGGTCATGTTCCTCGGCATGACGGTCGGTTTTGTGCTCGTCCTGACCCGGTTCCGCCGGGCCGGTCTGATGCTGTTCGGCGTCAGCATTCTGGCCCTTTGGGCGGTCACCGTAATTCCGGTCGGAGAGATGATGATCCGTGATCTGGAGGAGCGCTTTCCCAAACAGACGGAACTGCCGGAAAAGATCGGCGGGATCATCGTGCTCGGGGGCTCCATCAATCCCGTGCTCTCCCGCGAGCGGGGCCAGATCGCCGTCGACAGCAGCATGGAACGGCTTCTGTTCTTTGCCATGTTGGGCGACACCCGGCCGGGTGTGCCGTTGGTGTTCACGGGCGGGGCGGGCAGCCTGTTCGCCCAGGATGCCAAGGAAGGGCATTACTTCAAGGATCTGGCGGGGCTGCTCAACCTTGATATGTCGCGGGTGATTGTCGAGGCGGAATCGCGCAACACCATGGAAAACGTGGTGTTCAGCAAGAAATTGGTGACGGTCGAGGCCGACCGGCCCTGGGTGATGATTACCTCCGCCCGCCATATGCCGCGTGCCGTCGGCCTGTTCCGCAAGCAAGGCTGGCCGGTCATTCCCTATCCCGTCGATTATATCACGCTGCCGGCCAGAGGCTGGACGCTGAGCCTGGAGAACCTGGGCGGGCAATCCATGCTGGACGCCGCCGTGCATGAATTCCTGGGCATGGCCGTCGCCTATGTTCTCGGCCGCAGCGACAGCCTGTACCCCGCCCCCTGA
- a CDS encoding D-alanyl-D-alanine carboxypeptidase family protein, translated as MMTTLNSVSRSIPHLRRLAAGAVLIATALAGAPPAAAMDTVAREAILIDGQTGAVLFEKDADALMPPASMSKLMTVYMVFERLKEGSLSLDEEFVVSENAWRKGNWASGGSTMFLEPGQRVRVEDLLQGIIVQSGNDACVVVAEALAGSEDAFAEMMTEKARDIGLKNSTFRNASGWPHPEHRMTARDLATLAKRTIKDFPEFYHYYSERKFTYNNHTQHNRNELLGKGIGVDGLKTGHTENAGYGLTASAERLDRRLILVVNGLPDKRARREEPQRLLEWGFREFKNYALFKAGEEVAKVDIWLGNKAQVPLVVTNEMLLTLPRKERAGMKVTVDYQTPVPAPVKAGDKLGTLMLTFPEREAIQIPLVAGDGAERLGLFGRVMSALRSIILGVSG; from the coding sequence ATGATGACGACATTGAATTCCGTATCCCGTTCCATCCCGCATCTGCGCCGCCTCGCGGCGGGGGCGGTACTGATCGCCACCGCGTTGGCCGGCGCGCCGCCGGCCGCGGCCATGGACACCGTCGCCCGCGAGGCCATCCTGATCGACGGTCAGACCGGCGCCGTGCTGTTCGAAAAGGATGCGGACGCGCTGATGCCGCCGGCATCCATGAGCAAGCTGATGACCGTCTACATGGTGTTCGAGCGCCTGAAGGAGGGCAGTCTGTCCCTCGACGAGGAATTCGTGGTCAGCGAGAACGCCTGGCGCAAGGGCAACTGGGCCTCGGGCGGGTCGACCATGTTCCTGGAACCGGGGCAGCGGGTCCGTGTCGAGGATCTGCTGCAAGGCATCATCGTGCAGTCGGGCAACGACGCCTGCGTCGTCGTCGCCGAGGCGCTGGCCGGCAGCGAGGACGCCTTCGCCGAGATGATGACCGAAAAGGCCCGCGACATCGGGCTCAAGAACAGCACCTTCCGCAATGCGTCGGGCTGGCCCCACCCGGAACACCGCATGACGGCGCGCGATCTGGCGACCCTGGCCAAGCGGACGATCAAGGATTTTCCCGAGTTCTACCACTATTACTCGGAACGCAAGTTCACCTACAACAACCACACCCAGCACAACCGCAACGAACTGCTGGGCAAGGGCATCGGCGTGGATGGTCTGAAGACGGGGCATACGGAAAACGCCGGATACGGGCTGACCGCCTCGGCGGAGCGCCTCGACCGGCGGCTGATCCTGGTCGTCAACGGCCTGCCCGACAAGCGCGCCCGGCGCGAGGAGCCGCAGCGCCTTCTCGAATGGGGATTCCGCGAGTTCAAGAACTACGCCCTGTTCAAGGCCGGCGAGGAAGTCGCCAAGGTCGATATCTGGCTCGGCAATAAGGCGCAGGTGCCGCTGGTCGTCACTAACGAGATGCTGCTGACCCTTCCGCGCAAGGAACGGGCGGGCATGAAGGTGACCGTCGATTACCAGACGCCGGTGCCGGCCCCCGTGAAAGCGGGCGACAAGCTCGGCACCCTGATGCTGACCTTTCCCGAGCGTGAGGCCATCCAAATCCCGCTGGTGGCCGGCGACGGCGCCGAACGCCTGGGCCTTTTCGGTAGGGTGATGAGCGCTCTCCGGTCTATCATCCTGGGTGTTTCCGGTTAG
- a CDS encoding lytic murein transglycosylase, whose translation MQRRSIWLVAPVLCALWFGEAGIRSASASVDPVTPPSAAEFQAWLDSFKATAAARGISAATLDRALAGASYITRVIELDRRQPEFTMTFWQYYEKTISDKRIARGRELLKTHAALLNKVEAKYGVPPRFLVAFWGLESNFGDYTGTFPLIGSLATLAFDPRRSKFFSEQLLAALEIIDRGDIPADVKASWAGAMGNTQFIPSTYRAYAIDFDGDGRRDLWRSLPDVFASSAHFLSKSGWRKDETWGREVRLPKGFDFALSGLDKKLKLKEWQAKGVRRADGRDLPVADIDAALVLPAGADGPAFLVYGNFETILVWNRSILYALAVGHLADRLVEKGPLVAKKPSNDKALSRSDMREIQRLLAEKGFDAGGQDGIAGAKTRRAIKAYQGREGLAPDGYPDSRLLDHLRGNGG comes from the coding sequence ATGCAGAGACGTTCAATATGGCTTGTGGCGCCGGTGTTGTGCGCCCTTTGGTTCGGGGAAGCCGGCATCCGGTCGGCTTCGGCCTCGGTTGATCCCGTAACCCCGCCGAGCGCCGCCGAATTCCAGGCCTGGCTCGATTCCTTCAAGGCAACCGCCGCCGCGCGGGGCATTTCCGCCGCGACCCTGGACCGGGCCCTGGCGGGGGCATCCTACATCACCCGGGTCATCGAGCTGGACCGCCGCCAGCCCGAATTCACCATGACCTTCTGGCAGTATTACGAAAAGACGATTTCCGACAAACGGATCGCCCGCGGCCGCGAGCTGCTGAAGACCCATGCCGCGCTGCTGAACAAGGTCGAGGCGAAATACGGCGTGCCGCCCCGGTTCCTGGTCGCCTTCTGGGGCCTGGAAAGTAATTTCGGCGACTATACGGGCACCTTTCCGCTGATCGGCTCCCTGGCGACCCTGGCGTTCGATCCCAGGCGCTCCAAGTTCTTTTCCGAACAGCTTCTGGCGGCGTTGGAGATCATCGACCGCGGCGACATCCCGGCTGACGTGAAGGCCTCCTGGGCTGGGGCCATGGGCAACACCCAGTTCATTCCGTCGACCTATCGCGCCTATGCGATCGACTTCGACGGCGACGGGCGGCGTGATTTGTGGCGCTCCCTGCCGGACGTGTTCGCCTCGTCGGCGCATTTTCTGTCCAAGTCCGGTTGGCGCAAGGACGAGACCTGGGGGCGCGAAGTGCGTTTGCCCAAAGGATTCGATTTTGCTTTAAGTGGGCTTGATAAGAAATTGAAATTAAAGGAATGGCAGGCGAAAGGCGTGCGCCGTGCCGATGGCCGCGACCTGCCGGTGGCGGACATTGACGCGGCCCTGGTGCTGCCCGCGGGGGCGGATGGTCCGGCCTTTCTGGTCTACGGCAATTTTGAGACCATTCTCGTGTGGAACCGCTCCATTCTCTATGCCCTGGCCGTCGGACATCTCGCCGACCGTCTGGTCGAAAAGGGCCCCCTTGTTGCCAAAAAGCCAAGTAATGACAAAGCCTTGTCAAGATCCGACATGCGTGAAATTCAGCGTCTGCTGGCGGAAAAGGGGTTCGACGCCGGGGGGCAGGACGGTATCGCCGGGGCCAAGACCCGGCGTGCCATCAAGGCCTATCAGGGGCGGGAAGGGCTGGCGCCGGACGGGTATCCGGATTCCCGTCTGCTCGATCATTTACGCGGCAACGGCGGATAA
- a CDS encoding HAMP domain-containing methyl-accepting chemotaxis protein: protein MIVQRRAFQGVKGRLFISFGTVTLLTIAAGGTALFAFNSTERHFHAVLDRAVPTMETALELARSSASLSASAPALARAQNTEQSADILETLQERLSQIGDLIGRLEASGPQEATARIKPLVAQFEQNIENLNLEVASGLAARDELQVVAQQVIDTHEAILRKLAPILGAAEGEVGKGSAALSIGGVQAVNALMNKDLPKLLQLHQLEALAHKAALLVMLPRKAAAGMSAGDGPTKVMTEVSERLANKHGLAKVQPAVAAYLAAVGAKNPGGVPSAHNKFLAVLGEQAKTARSDLAAAMQKFMIDNSVRGSTLVNKTMKTVSTLLRIEAKVNRTAGLMATAAQANDIDLIQRLHEGILLAVRQTNFEIGELRDKEMASALKEPAAWFTAASEGEGSISELRKKVIGANQRALTILEDTQKLSENLSAEVSAIVDTSRAEVRSGSEDIVSDFAKGKRLLGVIVGLAVAIALLILWLYVVRNLGRRLTTLTQATRAVADGHLDADINIAGTDEIADMASALQVFKDGLAKARAGDQRAEEERDRASAARKAEMAELADGFDTNVGGVARAVASAANDLKAASELMARLAEKTNSQSAVVARASEEASSNVQTVSASAEQLAVSIQEIARQVTQSSEIAAKGVRDAELTNSKVQGLAQAAEKVGEVIDLITDIAEQTNLLALNATIEAARAGDAGKGFAVVASEVKNLASQTAKATEEIGRHIDGIQSATQESVEAIRGISRIIDDINEIGSVIAAAVEEQGAATREIARSVEDAASGTSQVSDNIESVTSAAGETGQAAARIQESALSLTSQADILRGEVDNFLTQVRAG from the coding sequence ATGATCGTTCAACGAAGAGCGTTTCAGGGGGTTAAGGGCAGGCTATTCATCTCGTTCGGGACCGTGACCTTATTGACCATCGCCGCGGGGGGAACGGCGCTATTCGCATTCAACAGCACGGAACGACATTTTCACGCGGTTCTCGACCGCGCGGTTCCGACCATGGAAACCGCGCTCGAATTGGCCCGCAGCAGCGCATCGCTGTCCGCCAGCGCGCCGGCCCTGGCAAGAGCTCAGAACACGGAACAGAGCGCCGATATTCTTGAGACCCTCCAGGAGCGGTTATCGCAAATCGGCGACCTGATCGGCAGGCTGGAGGCGTCCGGGCCGCAGGAGGCGACGGCGCGGATCAAGCCCCTGGTGGCGCAATTCGAGCAGAACATCGAGAACCTGAATCTCGAAGTGGCGAGTGGTCTTGCCGCCAGGGACGAGCTTCAGGTCGTCGCCCAGCAGGTCATCGATACCCACGAGGCCATTCTCAGGAAACTGGCTCCGATACTCGGCGCGGCCGAAGGCGAGGTCGGGAAGGGGTCGGCAGCGTTGAGCATCGGAGGGGTTCAGGCGGTCAACGCGCTCATGAACAAGGATCTGCCAAAGCTGCTTCAGCTTCATCAACTGGAAGCATTGGCCCATAAGGCGGCCTTGCTGGTGATGCTGCCGCGAAAGGCCGCCGCCGGCATGTCGGCGGGGGACGGCCCCACGAAGGTTATGACCGAAGTATCTGAGCGGCTGGCGAACAAGCACGGCCTGGCGAAGGTCCAGCCGGCGGTGGCGGCGTATCTGGCCGCCGTCGGCGCCAAGAATCCAGGCGGGGTTCCATCGGCGCACAACAAGTTTCTGGCTGTGTTGGGTGAACAGGCGAAGACCGCGCGCAGTGATCTGGCCGCCGCCATGCAGAAATTCATGATCGATAATTCCGTACGTGGATCGACCCTGGTCAACAAGACCATGAAGACCGTCAGCACGTTGTTGCGCATCGAGGCCAAGGTCAACCGTACCGCCGGCCTGATGGCGACCGCGGCGCAGGCCAACGACATTGACCTGATCCAGCGCCTGCACGAGGGGATTCTGCTGGCCGTCCGCCAGACCAACTTCGAAATCGGCGAACTTCGGGACAAGGAGATGGCAAGCGCCCTGAAGGAGCCGGCCGCATGGTTTACGGCGGCATCGGAAGGCGAGGGCAGCATCAGCGAATTACGGAAAAAGGTCATCGGCGCGAACCAGCGCGCGCTGACGATCTTGGAGGATACGCAGAAGCTATCGGAGAACCTGTCGGCGGAGGTCAGCGCGATTGTCGACACGTCCCGCGCGGAAGTCCGAAGCGGATCCGAAGACATCGTCTCGGACTTCGCCAAGGGAAAACGTCTGCTCGGTGTGATCGTCGGTCTTGCGGTCGCGATCGCGCTGTTGATCCTGTGGCTTTACGTCGTCCGAAACCTGGGCCGGCGATTGACGACCTTGACGCAGGCGACCCGGGCGGTCGCGGATGGCCACCTCGACGCGGACATCAACATCGCAGGAACGGATGAAATCGCCGACATGGCGTCGGCGCTTCAGGTCTTCAAGGACGGTCTGGCAAAGGCGCGGGCCGGCGACCAGCGGGCGGAAGAAGAGCGTGACCGGGCGTCCGCGGCGCGCAAGGCCGAGATGGCCGAGCTTGCGGATGGCTTCGACACGAACGTCGGCGGGGTCGCCCGTGCGGTCGCGAGCGCGGCGAACGACTTGAAGGCGGCGTCCGAATTGATGGCGAGGCTGGCGGAAAAGACCAATTCACAGTCCGCCGTCGTTGCGCGGGCCTCCGAAGAGGCCTCGTCGAACGTGCAGACCGTCAGTGCGTCGGCGGAACAACTGGCGGTATCCATTCAGGAAATCGCCCGACAGGTGACGCAGTCCTCTGAAATCGCCGCGAAAGGCGTGCGCGATGCCGAATTGACGAACAGCAAGGTCCAAGGCCTCGCGCAGGCCGCCGAAAAGGTGGGCGAGGTCATCGACCTGATTACCGATATCGCCGAGCAGACCAACCTTCTGGCGTTGAATGCGACGATCGAGGCGGCCCGTGCCGGAGACGCCGGCAAAGGCTTCGCCGTGGTCGCGAGCGAGGTTAAGAACCTAGCGTCGCAGACGGCCAAGGCGACGGAGGAAATTGGGCGGCATATCGACGGCATTCAATCCGCGACCCAGGAGTCCGTCGAGGCCATCCGAGGTATCAGCCGAATCATCGACGATATCAACGAGATCGGGTCCGTGATCGCCGCCGCGGTCGAGGAGCAAGGCGCGGCCACCCGGGAGATCGCCCGGAGCGTCGAGGATGCCGCCTCGGGGACGTCACAGGTCAGCGACAACATCGAATCCGTCACATCGGCCGCCGGCGAAACCGGGCAAGCCGCCGCGCGGATTCAGGAATCGGCCCTGAGCTTGACCAGTCAGGCGGATATTCTGAGGGGAGAGGTCGACAATTTCCTGACCCAGGTGCGGGCCGGCTGA
- a CDS encoding ABC transporter ATP-binding protein: MDKSAEEQTLLENGGFKDGTAPGVKPVTGKGGQPAYFSCWDIHAYYGESYIVQGVSFDIREGEIVALLGRNGAGKTSTLRAIARLDDPALKHGEIWLDHKPLHSMRAHEASRNGIGLVPEDRRIIQGLTVEENLTLAQIAPPIGWSIERIYELFPRLGERRNQEGTTLSGGEQQMLAISRALARDVKLLLLDEPYEGLAPVIVQEIERTLEEIKSHGMTTIIVEQNAIAALHLADRAIILDMGKVVFDGLAQEVLENADMRQQYLAI; encoded by the coding sequence ATGGACAAGAGCGCCGAGGAACAGACGCTGCTCGAAAACGGCGGGTTTAAAGACGGCACGGCGCCGGGCGTGAAGCCGGTGACGGGGAAGGGCGGACAGCCCGCCTATTTTTCGTGCTGGGACATCCACGCCTATTACGGCGAAAGCTATATCGTTCAGGGCGTCTCGTTCGATATCCGTGAAGGGGAGATCGTCGCCCTTCTGGGGCGCAATGGCGCGGGCAAGACATCGACGCTTCGGGCCATCGCGCGGCTCGACGATCCGGCGCTCAAGCACGGGGAGATCTGGCTCGATCATAAGCCGCTTCACAGCATGCGGGCCCACGAAGCATCGCGGAACGGGATTGGGCTGGTGCCCGAGGACCGGCGCATCATCCAGGGCCTGACGGTCGAAGAGAACCTGACCCTGGCCCAGATCGCGCCGCCGATCGGCTGGTCCATCGAACGCATCTACGAGCTGTTTCCCCGCCTGGGCGAGCGCCGCAATCAGGAAGGCACCACGCTGTCCGGCGGCGAGCAGCAGATGCTTGCGATCAGCCGGGCGCTCGCGCGCGACGTGAAGCTGCTTTTGCTGGACGAGCCCTATGAAGGCCTGGCGCCGGTGATCGTGCAGGAGATCGAGCGGACCTTGGAAGAGATCAAGTCGCACGGCATGACGACGATCATCGTCGAGCAGAACGCCATCGCCGCCCTGCATCTGGCGGACCGGGCCATCATTCTCGACATGGGGAAGGTGGTGTTCGACGGCCTTGCCCAGGAAGTTCTTGAGAATGCCGACATGCGTCAACAGTACCTGGCGATCTGA
- the tmk gene encoding dTMP kinase — protein MTTGKFITFEGGEGGGKSTQLGLLAKVLEDAGIEVLTTREPGGTPGAEDIRNLLVRGTIDRWPPVAEVLLHFAARVDHVEKSILPALESGAWVLCDRFTDSTLAYQGGGHGLGLQRIQALKEDILGDFQPDLTLILDIPVEEGLARAFGRAGAEDRYERMDLGFHTRIRDTFLAIAEAEPGRCAVVDATGSVDDVQREICAAVSHRLGADLKVAGR, from the coding sequence GTGACGACGGGCAAGTTCATTACATTCGAAGGCGGCGAGGGCGGCGGCAAGTCGACCCAGCTTGGCCTGTTGGCCAAGGTGCTTGAGGACGCGGGCATCGAGGTTCTGACCACGCGCGAGCCCGGCGGCACGCCGGGGGCGGAGGACATCCGTAATCTGCTGGTCCGCGGCACGATCGACCGCTGGCCGCCCGTCGCCGAGGTGCTGCTGCATTTCGCGGCCCGCGTCGATCATGTCGAAAAATCGATCCTGCCGGCGCTGGAAAGCGGCGCCTGGGTGTTGTGCGACCGTTTCACCGATTCCACGCTGGCCTATCAGGGCGGCGGGCACGGCCTGGGGTTGCAGCGCATTCAGGCCCTCAAGGAAGACATCCTGGGCGATTTTCAGCCTGACTTGACCCTGATTCTGGATATTCCGGTGGAGGAGGGCCTGGCCCGCGCTTTCGGTCGCGCCGGGGCCGAGGATCGATACGAGCGCATGGACCTGGGCTTTCACACCCGCATCCGCGACACCTTCCTGGCCATCGCCGAGGCCGAGCCCGGGCGTTGCGCCGTGGTTGACGCCACGGGGTCCGTCGACGACGTGCAGCGGGAAATCTGCGCCGCCGTGTCGCACCGCCTGGGCGCCGATCTGAAGGTGGCGGGCCGATGA